One Pelodiscus sinensis isolate JC-2024 unplaced genomic scaffold, ASM4963464v1 ctg34, whole genome shotgun sequence DNA segment encodes these proteins:
- the LOC142823739 gene encoding beta-2-glycoprotein 1-like, whose translation MPHGAPLFLLLLLLQGTHSTEGADGPSPCPARREEPAEETGQTCQRSCRQDRDCSGRRQCLCDGACGLSCVTPGRSCPWPVQIENAETHLAQASRSFGALMEVTCQPGFSMSQGQGAVLSRCQGDRKWSRTAPCEQDLTPSSFCSPPPEIANGFHSGASYRPGGEVQYKCRRGYRLQGPDTIRCQENKEWSGPAPSCHPVFCPPPGDIAQGYLVAVEKAQYQAGELVYYLCKRNYLLDGSNRVICRGNGTWSPRPFCRARCVVPAQRSRVLYQGRKLWIQEIPEGQVHHGEIVTFYCRSQNQTQSKSCSYPAPSSCFDGLLPLPACYLEPTWLQYTLFPKRVVSEIRPC comes from the exons ATGCCCCACGGtgcccccctcttcctgctgctcctgctgctccagggaACTCACAGCACcgaag GCGCAGACgggcccagtccctgccctgcccgcaGGGAGGAGCCGGCGGAGGAGACAGGCCAGACCTGCCAGAGGAGCTGCCGCCAGGACCGGGACTGCTCAGGCCGCAGGCAGTGCCTGTGCGATGGGGCATGTGGGCTCAGCTGCGTGACCCCCG GCCGGAGCTGCCCATGGCCCGTGCAGATTGAGAATGCCGAGACGCACTTGGCTCAGGCTTCCCGCAGCTTCGGGGCCCTCATGGAGGTGACCTGCCAGCCGGGCTTCAGCATGTCCCAAGGGCAGGGAGCGGTGCTGAGCCGATGCCAAGGGGACAGGAAATGGAGTCGGACAGCACCCTGTGAAC AGGATCTGACCCCGTCGTCCTTCTGCAGCCCCCCGCCGGAGATCGCCAACGGGTTCCACTCCGGCGCCTCCTACAGGCCCGGGGGGGAGGTGCAGTACAAATGCCGGCGTGG GTACCGGCTGCAGGGACCGGACACCATCCGCTGCCAGGAGAACAAGGAGTGGTCTGGGCCCGCCCCCAGCTGCCACC CCGTGTTCTGCCCGCCCCCGGGGGACATCGCCCAGGGCTACCTGGTGGCTGTGGAGAAGGCTCAGTATCAGGCCGGCGAGCTGGTCTATTATCTCTGCAAGCGGAACTACCTGTTGGACGGCAGCAACAGGGTCATCTGCCGGGGCAACGGCACCTGGTCACCCCGGCCCTTCTGCAGAG CACGCTGCGTGGTGCCGGCCCAGCGGAGCCGGGTGCTCTACCAGGGCCGCAAGCTGTGGATCCAGGAGATCCCGGAGGGGCAGGTCCATCATGGGGAGATCGTCACTTTCTACTGCCGGAGCCAGAACCAGACCCAGAGCAAGAGCTGCAGCTACCCGGCCCCCTCAAGCTGCTTCGACGGCCTGCTGCCCCTGCCGGCCTGCTACCTcg AGCCCACTTGGCTGCAGTACACCCTCTTCCCCAAGCGGGTGGTTTCCGAGATccgcccctgctga